A DNA window from Pseudomonas sp. B21-056 contains the following coding sequences:
- a CDS encoding GNAT family N-acetyltransferase — MDFITIDFDRSIDRSAFDCEVHPALNTYIAQHAGQDEKRNISRTLMYVEDRVLRGYYSLANTSVALSELNEEQRKKVPRYPMPAVLLSRLAVDKGMRKKGLGQRLMSDFFRHVYAVSKQSGVAFIVVDAKDLDAADYYRNKLGFVPSTNSPLRLLLSTATLIQAFKQG, encoded by the coding sequence ATGGATTTCATCACCATCGACTTCGACAGGTCGATTGATCGCTCTGCGTTTGACTGCGAAGTACATCCCGCTTTAAACACATACATTGCCCAACATGCTGGGCAAGACGAAAAGCGCAATATCTCACGCACACTCATGTACGTCGAAGACAGAGTATTGCGAGGCTACTATAGCTTGGCGAATACCTCTGTAGCCCTCAGTGAGCTCAACGAAGAACAAAGAAAGAAGGTGCCTCGGTATCCTATGCCAGCGGTGCTGCTGAGTCGCCTGGCTGTTGACAAGGGTATGAGAAAAAAGGGGCTTGGCCAGCGGCTGATGTCTGATTTCTTCCGACACGTGTACGCGGTTTCCAAGCAGTCAGGTGTGGCGTTTATTGTCGTCGACGCGAAAGATCTGGATGCCGCCGATTACTACCGGAACAAGCTTGGTTTTGTACCATCCACAAACAGCCCACTGCGGCTGCTGCTTTCCACCGCAACTCTGATTCAGGCGTTCAAGCAGGGTTGA
- a CDS encoding DUF2474 domain-containing protein, producing the protein MARPDLKDIEAAERKPLWQRLGWLAGIWAGSVLALFIVASLMRMFMNAAGLTTH; encoded by the coding sequence ATGGCCAGGCCGGATTTGAAAGACATCGAAGCCGCCGAACGCAAGCCGCTCTGGCAGCGTCTCGGTTGGCTGGCGGGGATTTGGGCAGGTAGTGTGCTGGCGCTGTTCATCGTCGCCAGCCTGATGCGGATGTTCATGAATGCTGCGGGGTTGACGACTCATTGA